The sequence AGGTTAAATGGCTTGAAGTGTGTGTTATATCTGGTTAGGGGAGATTAGAACGGAATAGTTCTAGAAATGGTGTGTAATGTACTGAATGCTGATTATTATGGCTTTACTTCTATGCAGGGGGTTTAATTTCTTGGCAATTATGGGGCTGATGATTTGCTCAATATCTTGTGGAGTTAATTTCCTTATGTAATGAATAGTAGTCTCAAATGGAGCAACCTCCTTGTAATTCCCATTTATTTCCAGTAAAGGATAGGATGTCTTTTGTGTTTTTCCCTGTTGTATTAATTAGATGTTAACTCTTTACTTATTTTCCTGGTTGCTCCTAATTTCAAGCTCCTATTATGTGTTCCAAGTCTTTTTTGAGTCGTACCTTTCACTGCGGAATGCTGTCAATAATATGAATTACATTGGTACTTTCTGTATCAAGTTAACTTCATCTGCATGCTGTTTCAGTGTTTGCCATTTTAGTTGCAGTGAAGTTATGATGGTTTGGAAGGACAGTTTGGTTCTAAATTGATCTGATTGCTCAGTACAAGTGTAATATGGTTGAAATTGTTTGATCTTAGATGTAGGAATAATTTtacttcaaattttgaatttgtgttcaaaaaaattcatttttgaacCAATAACTCAAAAGGACTAAAATTACTAATCCGTAAGCCATTGGGGGGAGGGGCTTTCGATTGAACAATTTAGTTATGTGGCTCAGACAAACTAGAATAATTCCAAAATTAGATAGGAATTCCAACTtcgaaaatgaaggaaaaatgagtttgatgattGTCTATTTTCTCATCTCATTAAAAAGTTACCTTAACTCAAACAGTAATTTAAAAACCAGTCAAAGTCCTGATAAGGAGGAGCCTTATTTTCTTCCAAAACGTCCCTCCATTGGCACAAATATTACCATTTTACTCTAACAAGCAGTCAAGATTGTCTCGTACGAAAAATAAGggataataattttgaaataaccattcattttaaaaagtttggGCATCTGAAGTACACTTGCTTCATTGCGAAACTCCGTTAACAAAAACGACAAATACACAATGCATTTTTTCCTAAAcgtaaaaattgataaataatatgtatatatcctctgtcatattttgaatatatatatgtcCCATCGTTAAtgaaatgatacgtatatatccTCACACTAACAGTAAAAATATCtatgtacccaaagtatgatagagatatatataaatactatttattataatttgagAGTatatttatccattttctttTCGCAAGAATATGAATGAACCATAAATTAATGAAaggataaaaaatttcaatttcgaATAGCAGGTGAATTCGGACCTCTGGCAACAAGTTTTtatctatataataataatagtaggtGAATTTCGAATAGTAATTGTTGCCTTAATTACTCATTAGTCCCTAGAGAAGTCAATTTTATCTATATAAGGCATcacattttaaaaaattgtacAATTAGAGCACCAAATCCAGAAAATTAGAATTCTAGAAAACTAATGTGACCCACATGCCCATCACTGATCAAACGACCGTTGAAGGATTCCTTAATCCAAAAAACTGGATCAAGATTCTCATCATTCCCCAAACATACTTCATAAAATACACCATTAAAAAACAGCAATTTTTGTTTTATCCCTTCAAACAACATATAAATTCACATGATAGGTGACAAGATCAATTATTTTATAGGCCAAACACATATATGAACGTTAAATTTGTCTGAAAATTTTATTTACACACTTAAACTTAGTTTTGTTCTAATTGAACACAATATTATGTATAATTTCATTCTTATTAGACACAACAAACTCAAAACTACAACAAACATCATACCCAatatattctcacaaagtgggTTTGAGGAGGATAAAATGTGCATTGAAAAATATGTGTAACCACACACATTTTATTGATGGAATGAATTTTTAGCTTGTGCCTCATAAGAACAAAATTATATATCGTATTGTATTCCATTAGAACAAGACTAAGTTCAAGTATCTAAATGAAATTTTTGAGTAAGTTTAAGGGACCGTATATGTGTTTGgcctattttatattttgaaagaaataatACAAAGCCCTTTTAACGGCTCTATTGACAGACTGCCACCCTATCCCCCACCCCCCGCCCACCCCTTACCCCGCCTCAGTCAAAATTTGAATTTCCTCTGCTGAATCTATTTCTCTCACCCCATAAAGTTGCCATTTTTAATTGAGTGGTTTTCTTGAACTCTGAACCCCTTTTCCCCTTTTCCTCTTATCTTTTTCTCTTCCCCTGCCGTTACAAAATCTTCAGTTTTCTTTCATCTTCTCACTGTAATTTTGAGGTTTTCCGTTattgggagaaaaaaataaaatgggaagtTGTTTGAGTAAGAAGAGcacatcttgttcttcttcttctactactgCTGCAGTTTCAAATACAAATCAAGAAATCACCAAAATTAATAGTACCCAAGTGGAGATCAAGAAAGAGGTAGAGGGAGAAAGTGTGAAAAAAGAAATCTTTGTTATCAAACACAGAAAAAGCCATGAAGTGGATAGGAAGACTGAAGAAGAAAAGGGTGTTGTTAAAAAGGCAAATGAAGCAGTTGAGTCTGCTAATAACAATGGTGAGTTAGTGAAAGAGAATAATGGTATTGTTGTATCTGCTCCTGTGAGGACTTCAAGTTGTACTAAAGAAGAAGTTGATGCTATTTTGATACAATGTGGGAGGCTTAGTAGGAGTTCATCTATGGGAAAGACGGGACAATTGGGTTCTAGTGGATCCACTGATAATCCTCAAAGGAGTAGAAAGTATTCTGGTTCCAAGAGGAGTTTCGATTTTGAGAGTGAGAATGGAAATGAGGGGTCGCAAGAAAATGTGGTGGATTGTGAGGATGATGGGGCTGTGGGAGATGGAGTTCGTCGCCATAGGCAACGCCAACGCCAGCCTAGAACGCCTAATTCTTCATCTCAGGGACGGAGGAGAACCCCGAGTAGGGAGAGAGACCAGGAGCAACAGAAGCAGCGGTCGGGTAGTAGTAGAGAAAGAGGCAACAGTGGAGGGGTTAGAAGGGTGAGTAGGTCTCCTGGTAGAAGATCTGATTCACCAATTACTACCTCAAATGGTGGCAATGTGGCTTCTGTTAATGCTAATGGAAATAATGGCGGTAGGCCAGGGAAGATGGTATCCGTACCTGCTACTGTTTCATCTATGGTGATGGACAAGAGCATTGATGCTGGTGGACCTGAGAATATTTCTGCTGCTGCTGTTAAGAGGGTTCAAGTGAAGAGAAATGCAGGTGGTGACGGTCCAAGAACTGCTGCATCTCCGCGTGCTCGTTCACCAGCAAGGGTGAATGCAAAGGTGTTGAATGAGAGAGATAACAATGCTCATTCCAACCAAAATCAACAGCAGCCCATGTCCCTTAGCCGCAGCAATTCGAGGAAACACGAACAGTCTCCCTACAGAAGAAATCCTCTCAGCGAGATTGACACCAACGTTGTCTTGGAGCAGATGCCCACGCCAGGACGGAAGGTCCCTTCCCAGGTTGGCTCCTTTTATTAGTTTGTAGAGTTTTTAtttcgaaaaaaaataaaaaaaaaatcacgttTTAGTTCGCTTATTTATGGACTGGCTGATATTTGCTTGTGCTAGCAACCTTTGAGGCAATGGTTTGTATTAGAAAAAGAACTAATTATATGTATGACATGAGTTATAAGTTTTGTAGGTCTGGTGTAGGTATAAGTGTGAAATTAGAGAATGAGAACTGATTTTAGTCTTGTTGGTATATCCATGTAGGAGTAAATGTGACATATAAAGAACCTTACTTTCCTTGAAAGATGAATAATTTTACCTGAAATATAGACCTCTATAGAGACTAATGAGAGTAGAGGATTCATTGACCCCAATTATTATGGGATTTTGCTTGATCGACTGATTTATTAATGTCAATATTCATGTGCTCTCTCTCTATGCAGAAGTTGAATGCAGAAACCGTGAGCATTAGCAAAGTTGTTCAGCAAGGAACTGAGAACAAACTTGGCAGCAGCAAAGGGACTCTGGATGGCAAGGTCAAGGAGCAGAATGTTGCAATGAATGTGATTGTTTCAGGACCCGAAAGCCATAAACCCCAGCGAAGCAGGTCGCTAAGGCTATCTAGAGACCTAGACATCAATCCGGAAGCTCTCTCAAATCCTCCTCAATCATATACAGCACTGTTGCTCGAGGACATCCAAAACTTCCATCAGAAGACCAATACCACCACCCCTGCGTTTTCGTTACCACCTTGTGTAACAAAAGCTTGCTCAATTCTTGATGCAGTTGCTGACCTGAACTCAACCACTAGCTCCAACTTGTCTGGTGCTTTCTCTGATGACAGGAGAAGAAACCCCACAGCTGAGCAATTTAGTCAGAATGATAATGCTTCTTTCGGGGCTGATCATCCTGGAAAGAGGAGGCTAGGGATCAAGGACCCGTTCATGGAGTCTGAAGTTGCTGTGAGTGATGATTTAATGGAGCCAAGCATACAGAAGTATGTAACCTTCAGAAGGGGAACTGATATGGAAGAGCAAGAATCCTCAGGAAGCAACAGTGTTGTGGGTCAGCAAAATTGGCTTTCCCCTTCCGCATGGGAACCAAATTCGGCTGATTCAACTGACTGTTGGCCTTCTTCAAAATCCTATAGCAGAGATGACAACAGGAGTCCTCTAGGCTTCCAAAGGCAAGAGATTGGCCATGACATGGAAGAAGGCAAAAGAAGAGTGAATGTGAAGAGGAGGGATTCTGACAACCAGCAAGCAGGAATAGGCCGTGGCAGAGTTGGACCTAGAGGTGGTCTCCACCCGATTTCTATGGCTGCTTCTACTTAAAACATCGAACAATTTGTTAAAGATGTATGCAGTTTGTTTTAGAATACATTTTCCAGTTGTGGTTGCACACTTTGCAGCCTTTGTTTTCTTTGAAGATTGTATGCCTCGGAACCTTTCGTTTCATTGAATGTTGTCTACAAATGATTTACTTGGAAGCAAATGTAACTCATCTGCCGCCTACTAGTAAGATTCTTATAAGTTCTATCATTGATACCATAGTGGTAAAATTGGAGTTTCACTTTAATGCAGGGAACGAAAGCATACGACAAACATGTATTAGTTACTAACTTGGACAGACCATTTCAAACTGACTGAGAGGTATCAACTAGAATTCCCTGCAAAATATTACAGTTATGACATCTTTGGCTCATTCCTGACAGTTTATAGAACACAGTTGGATTTTGGAACTCTGACATAAGAGTTAATTCCAAAATTGCATATCATTCTTGATGAGCACTTCTATATAAAAGAATGACTATTTTTTCTCTTAGGACAGGAGGAGGATGCCAACCATTCATCTACTGTCACTTTTCTACTTAACCATGTAAATTGCAACCGTAGTGATAGATGATCTTAGCACAAGCATGAAGGTCTCACCAAGATACATTTACACCTGTCCAATAAGTAAACTATGCAAAAGACTAAAGtaagaatatataagaaaaatggAAAGTAAATCATACGAAGCAGCTCAAAATGATTGTACTTCACAGTAACCAAGATTGAAATACTTTTAAGTAATTGTATTAAATTGTTCACTAGGGGAATCTTGAAGCATTACTAAAGTTGTTCCCATGTGACCCATAAGTCACGGATTTGAGCCGTGGAATCAACCATTGGTGCTTACATCAGAGTAGGCTGATAAATCACACTCCTTTGAGGTGCAACCCTTTCCCCAATCTTGCATGAACGCGGGAATGCTTTGTGCACACGACTACCTTTTTTATTGTATTACCTAGTTCAGGAATTTCTTTTGGGTACTGATACTACTGTTCTTTTCACATGATACCAGTAAGACCAAAATAAGAAAAGGAGAAGCCGataatacatatatatcaatCCAAAATATATGAGTACAACAGTGTCTACAGATATTGAAAAAAATctgtaaaaagtgaagaaaaagtaattatacagaaaaaataatcaaacaacaaaaaaagaaatccAAGATTATAATGGTGGACTATAATGGGATATGAATTAAAGCCTAAATCCAAACTTGCAATCACTATTCCTTATCCTGATAGCATTATTTGCAGATAAGCTATCCACATCCAGCCTACACTTAACCAAAAAGTTCCATTTCATAAGCTTCAATTTCCCAACTTTAAGCTTCACTGGAACTTTTGCCCTGAGATTCAATGGAATACTTCCTCTCTGTCGATCCACCTGAAGTGCCTGCATCAATTCAGTAACATTCTGTGTTTGTCCTGATAAATCCAAACTTAGTACAGTAGTATTCTGATGACCCTGATAAAATCTTGGCAATGACCCTTCACAAAGCTTAACACCAGTATACCAAACACTCAAATGGCTACCACTTTCATAGTAAATCCCAATCTTCTTGTTGGGGTTTCTTGCAGTGATGCCAACATTAAAAGTAGCAAACAATAAAGTCATGTCATTGTTGAAACTGAATTGACTGATCCTCATGCTGTCAACAGAGTAGTTTGGTATTTTTGGTTGGAAGACAAAGTAGAAAGCAGCAGCTAAAGCACCAATGATTATGATCATGAGGAATAACAGACAACATGTGCAACAAAGACATTTTTTGCAAGAACAACATCTTCTCTTAGGTGGTTTTAATGGTGGATAATATGGGATTGTTCTTCTCCTCAAAGGAACTGGTTCTTGTTGTTTCTCAGGGTCACCTTTTTCTGAACTGAAAGAACCCCTTGGTACTAAAGGAACAGTGGGTTTTTGTACTGGTGGTTCTTGTTCTGGTTCAGGTACTGGATGGATTCTTTGATGATCTGCCAtagcaagaagaagaagaagggtgCGGATGTAACAATGAGTGTAGTATTTTGCTTTCGCCTTAGCCTTGACTAAGCTTTTTGATATATATAGAATCTTGAAAGAGTCTTAAGTTATTTTTTTCGTATGTATTTGCTATTCCAAGTTTCCTAATAATTCACTTAAAATCTCGTCGATAAGTGCTTAATAATCTCTAcctaatactccctccgtcccaaattgacatgccataataattttaaaaaactaattaataatatgactaatttattataatacctctattaaatgatatttacattttaattttaaaaaaaaaataataaaaaaaagacaaataaaatgagaaatcaagaaaatttgggacggagggagtaatagaATAGGTGGTACTAGTAATCTATTTATAATGGCAACTAGAATTTGGAaaaattgtttatatatatatatatattttgactaTAAATCCTATTTTGATATGGATTAGAAAAACAAACAACTACTAAATCCTAAATAATGTAGAACCCAAGTTTTTAAACacaatattcaaaagtttttttgtaaaaaaaataagatcatcttATCTATTTCATCataatttttgatgaaaaaaaataaaataaaataaaatataatagatcATGGGGCCTAGAATTATTACTCCCATTAGACTATTGGAAAGAAAATATAACAAGTATCATATGTCAAGATCTATATGTAAACTAATAGTATGTAATATGTGattattttttttgacttttatgAGGAGAGGTTGATGTGTCCCCATCTTATGAATTTGTATTGTAAAAGCACACCACATTGCTTTAAGGAGTACGTATTTGCCGACTCATTGTGGgggaaaaagaaagaaggacGCGTTAATGTTTTCCAAAGTCAGTGTTTGGTTTGTGTGGAAAGTTATTAAATTTGTTTTGGTAAGCAAGCAATTTTCTGAATTTATTGGGGGGTTGAGgcttttttttcaattattcaatCCACAAAGTCTAAATAGTTTGAAAGATAATTGAGTGCTATCATATCTGAATTAGCTTCAATGCAATATGAACAAAATTGATggtttattaaaataatttttctatctcGTATAAGTTTGTGTATACTTTACTCTCtccatattttatttatgagaCCACATTAAGTACGTtaatgtttttgttgttgtgatgTGTTGCTCATTTGATTTTTCACACCGAGAACAACAGAACCAATACTATTTAACCACCAtgataatgtttttttttttttttttccttcactttgttGTGTGAATTATTTGAACTTTAAAAGCTAAATACACTTATTGAAACTTAAATTTCCAATTTAAAGAGGATTATCAGTCAAACATCTAAAAGGCGATGTTTCAATTTAGTGCTATTATTAATACTGACCAAGTCTTTGAAATGGAAGCCTTGTCCAAATAgatgattaaatcatttaaaaaagtaattacatttaacattatataatattattgatttgataatctataataattataattgacTTGTTATAACATATTCAAATTGCATTAATAAGTACGTATAATTTTTCTATTATGTTATTCGCATAATAACTTAAATCCTTTACGGAAAAAAAAGTAAACTCTGTTGAATAGACAAATAGATCAGTGATCCATTCTGCTTTCATGTTACACATGGAGACGcatcccaaaaaaataaaataaatgaaaaccttcttccaccttttcttttcttctagttattatatgaagaaaaacaagaagaatgaaGTTGAGCAACAAACCAAATTTTTAGAAGCTTCCATAAAGCTACAAGTTCTACCGTCCCATTTCATTTTCAGTTCAGATGatggtgtttgataaaacacCAGGTtgtaagaaagagaaaaaattgtCAATAGACTATAATTATCTcattaagaattttaaaaaaatcaaagtcaaaatcattttaaaataaaaaataaagtaacatTCCTCACAACACAGATTAAAAAACAAATTAGTTTGACACATATATTAGACAATGAATTAATACAATTTTCTCCGTCCCGAAACAGTGTCACCTTAAAAATTATTAGTACTATACTCTTTCAACTATATTTTACATTTATAAAACTCCACTTGGTAAAATTAGACCTCGTTAAATTAAGTATGTTGTTGGTTGTTGATTTTAATGACTGGGAATACCAAATCCTCTTTTAAGGACAAAAGAGCGGCTGATATTGGAGCCAACAAACCTAATAGAGCCACCGGTTGTTGTATTTAGTGGATCACCAATTATATTAGGATTAGTTCAACCCTAGTTACTACTATGCATAATATATAGATAAATCAAACTACTTGAAAGGGActgtcatttttatttatttttcttttcactgCTGGAAACAATTTATTTACGTGGTCTGTTacctttcttttccttttttcccaGTGGATTAGGTAGCTGTTGATTGGTTATCtattattcaatttttgttcttaaTTGTTGGATTGTTTGCACATCATTTCTATCGATATCTGTGGATTTTAAAATTAAACTTGAAAAAGGGAATCCAAGGTCGCTATAGCCTGTAGGATTGAAGAGTGTTGTAAGTTGTTGAATCCATATAGGTATTAGGGAATTGATTCGAGGGCAATATACAGGAGAAACTAGTTTTCCTACTCTTCTCACATAAATAGACAGCGAAGTGAGTGGAGAACCTGACGTCTCAGGTTCAAACAtcaacaaagacaaaaaatactAGTGATTCGTTCCATCGGTCTCAGCCACCAccgttatcaaaaaaaaaaaaaaaaagataa comes from Capsicum annuum cultivar UCD-10X-F1 chromosome 2, UCD10Xv1.1, whole genome shotgun sequence and encodes:
- the LOC107859661 gene encoding uncharacterized protein At1g65710; amino-acid sequence: MGSCLSKKSTSCSSSSTTAAVSNTNQEITKINSTQVEIKKEVEGESVKKEIFVIKHRKSHEVDRKTEEEKGVVKKANEAVESANNNGELVKENNGIVVSAPVRTSSCTKEEVDAILIQCGRLSRSSSMGKTGQLGSSGSTDNPQRSRKYSGSKRSFDFESENGNEGSQENVVDCEDDGAVGDGVRRHRQRQRQPRTPNSSSQGRRRTPSRERDQEQQKQRSGSSRERGNSGGVRRVSRSPGRRSDSPITTSNGGNVASVNANGNNGGRPGKMVSVPATVSSMVMDKSIDAGGPENISAAAVKRVQVKRNAGGDGPRTAASPRARSPARVNAKVLNERDNNAHSNQNQQQPMSLSRSNSRKHEQSPYRRNPLSEIDTNVVLEQMPTPGRKVPSQKLNAETVSISKVVQQGTENKLGSSKGTLDGKVKEQNVAMNVIVSGPESHKPQRSRSLRLSRDLDINPEALSNPPQSYTALLLEDIQNFHQKTNTTTPAFSLPPCVTKACSILDAVADLNSTTSSNLSGAFSDDRRRNPTAEQFSQNDNASFGADHPGKRRLGIKDPFMESEVAVSDDLMEPSIQKYVTFRRGTDMEEQESSGSNSVVGQQNWLSPSAWEPNSADSTDCWPSSKSYSRDDNRSPLGFQRQEIGHDMEEGKRRVNVKRRDSDNQQAGIGRGRVGPRGGLHPISMAAST
- the LOC107859662 gene encoding NDR1/HIN1-like protein 6 codes for the protein MADHQRIHPVPEPEQEPPVQKPTVPLVPRGSFSSEKGDPEKQQEPVPLRRRTIPYYPPLKPPKRRCCSCKKCLCCTCCLLFLMIIIIGALAAAFYFVFQPKIPNYSVDSMRISQFSFNNDMTLLFATFNVGITARNPNKKIGIYYESGSHLSVWYTGVKLCEGSLPRFYQGHQNTTVLSLDLSGQTQNVTELMQALQVDRQRGSIPLNLRAKVPVKLKVGKLKLMKWNFLVKCRLDVDSLSANNAIRIRNSDCKFGFRL